Genomic window (Pseudostreptobacillus hongkongensis):
AGAAAATGCGTGAAAAAGTAGAAGAAAAATTAAAAATAGCTTTGAAAAATTTTGCGATTTCTAAATCTTTAATATCTGAAGCTACATTTGAAGAAGCTATTGCGATACCTAAGATTAAATATGAAGTTGACATAGATACACAAAATGTTATGAGTGTTAGAATACCTAAATTACATTTAGAACAAATTGGAGATGAAAATGATATATATCCATATTCTTATGCTCAAACATCATCTGAACTTGATTATGCTTTAGAAGATATTAGTTCTGTTATGATGGATTTATTAAAATTATCAGAAATAGAAAAGTCTACAGAACTTATGGCTGATGAAATAGAAAAAACAAGACGTAGAGTTAATGCATTAGAATATATGACTATACCTCAACTTGAAGAAACTATTAAATTTATTAGAATGAAACTAGATGAAAATGATAGAGCAAGTATAATAAGATTAATGAAAGCTAATATTAATTAAAATAGAGAGTTATGACTCTCTATTTTAATATAAGTTAAATAATTGTAATAATTTTCTAAATGTATCTTGTCCGTCAAGACAAGTATCTATTAAATAACCAGGTTCATTTTCCCATTCTCTTAATCCTCTATAATAATAATATTTTTTGCTATCTTCAATTATAAAAGGAACTATATTATATTTTAAACATTCTTTAAAAGCTATTAATCTACCTACACGACCATTCCCATCTTGGAATGGATGTATAGATTCAAAATCATGATGAAATTTAATAATTTCTTTAATAGTTATTTCTGAATTAATATATGAATCAATCAATTGTTTCATAGCATTACTAACATTTTCAGGTTTTGTTGTTTCTTTACCACCTACGATATTTTCTTTTGATTTATAATCACCTATATTAAACCATGATAGCTCTTCAGCTTTTGTATTACGTTTCAATAAATAATGGATTTTTTTAATTATTTCTTCATTTAGAGGTTCCTCTGCTACTTCTATACAATAATCAATAGCTCTGAAATGATTAATAGTTTCTATTATATCATCAACTGGTAATGAATCTTTAGTATTAATTGTTTTTGTATCAAATATCATTCTTGTTTCTTCTTCACTTAGTTTGCTACCTTCAATATGATTAGAGTTAAAAGTTATTCTAACTTGAATTTCATGATATAGTCCACCAGAAATTTTATTTTCCTTTTCTTCTGCCAATCTTTGAAGAATAGGATTTTTAGATACTTTTATATATATATCTTTTTCATCACATGAAAAAAAATCACATATTTTTTTAATTACAAAATTTGATATTTTTTCACCACGAGAAATTTTAGAAATTGTTCTTGATGATATGTTTAATAAAGTTGTTAAATCTGATTTTTTTAGATTATTCTTTTTTAGTAGTATATATAGACCGTCATATTTATACATAATTAACCTCCGTTTCTTTACTTATTATATAATTAAAATTTTGAAAAGTAAAGAAAAATAAAAGATTATAATTTATATATAAAAAAATTTTTTTTGAAAAAAAATATATTTTAAAAATTAAAAAATGAAAAAAATTTTCAAAATTAATTTGACTTTTTAAATTTTCGAGGTATACTTATCTTGAAGGATGAAATATTTGATTATAGGAGAGTAGAGATGGCAGAAGTAATATTAAAAGGGGTAGAAAAAGAGTATCCAAATGGATTCAAAGCAGTACATGGGATAGATTTAGAAATAAAAGACGGAGAATTCATGGTATTTGTAGGGCCATCAGGATGTGCAAAATCAACAACATTAAGAATGATAGCAGGACTAGAAGAAATAACAGGAGGAGAAGTATACATAGGAGATCAACTAGTAAATGATGTACCACCAAAAGATAGAGGAATAGCAATGGTATTCCAAAACTATGCACTATATCCACATATGACAGTATATGAAAATATGGCATTTGGATTAAAATTAAAGAAGACACCGAAAGAAGAAATAGATAGAAGAGTAAAAGATGCAGCAGCAAAGTTAGAAATAACAGAGTTATTAGATAGAAAACCAAAAGAAATGTCAGGAGGACAAAGACAAAGGGTAGCATTAGGACGTGCTATAGTAAGAGAACCAAAAGTATTCTTATTTGATGAACCATTATCAAACTTAGATGCAAAACTAAGAGTATCAATGCGTGTAAGAATAACACAATTACATAAAGAGTTAAAGACAACAATGATATATGTAACACATGATCAAGTAGAAGCAATGACAATGGGAGATAGAATAACAGTATTAAAATTAGGAAGAATAATGCAAGTAGATACACCATTAAACTTATATCATAAACCAGCAAATAAATTTGTTGCAGGATTTATAGGGTCACCAACAATGAACTTATTAGAAGCAACATTGGTGGAAAAAGAAGGAAAGGTATATGTAGATATAGATGGATCACAAGTGGAGCTAGCATCAAATAAGGCAGAAAAGGTAAGAGGGTATATAGGAAAGAGAGTAATATTTGGAATAAGACCAGAAAATATAGTGACAACAAAAGAAGAAAGTTCATATAGTGTAGAAGGGGATATATCAGTAGTAGAACAAATGGGAAATGAAGAATATATATACTTTATGTTAAATGGAAATCAAATGACAGCAAGAATGAATGTAGATGGAATAAGTGATACAAATAAACAAGGAAGAGAAAGATTTTACTTTGACACATCACGTTCACACATATTTGATATAGAAACTGAAGAAAATATCAGTTTATAATTTAGTTGTTTCTTTCTTTAATTTATAATTTTTTGGTAGTAGATTAATGCTAGTCTACTACCTTTTTTTTATTAATTGTGATATAATGAAATAAAAACGAAAGAGGTATAAAATGTCAGAAATATTAAAAAGAAGTCAAGTTGATCCTAAAATGACTTGGGATCTAACAACTATATTTAAAAATGATGAAGCTTGGGAAAAAGAATTAGATTTAATAACTAAAGATTTAGAACAAATAACTAAATATGAAAATACTATGCTTGATAGTAAAGAAAATATTAAAACTGTACTTAAATTTGAAGAAGAATTAGGTAACAGAGTTGCAAGAATATATACTTATGCACATTTAAAAAATGATGAAGATACAACAAATTCTAAATATCAAGAGTATAATTCAAAAGCAGTTGCTC
Coding sequences:
- a CDS encoding ABC transporter ATP-binding protein, producing MAEVILKGVEKEYPNGFKAVHGIDLEIKDGEFMVFVGPSGCAKSTTLRMIAGLEEITGGEVYIGDQLVNDVPPKDRGIAMVFQNYALYPHMTVYENMAFGLKLKKTPKEEIDRRVKDAAAKLEITELLDRKPKEMSGGQRQRVALGRAIVREPKVFLFDEPLSNLDAKLRVSMRVRITQLHKELKTTMIYVTHDQVEAMTMGDRITVLKLGRIMQVDTPLNLYHKPANKFVAGFIGSPTMNLLEATLVEKEGKVYVDIDGSQVELASNKAEKVRGYIGKRVIFGIRPENIVTTKEESSYSVEGDISVVEQMGNEEYIYFMLNGNQMTARMNVDGISDTNKQGRERFYFDTSRSHIFDIETEENISL
- a CDS encoding V-type ATP synthase subunit D, which gives rise to MARLNVNPTRMELSKLKIKLVTAKKGHKLLKDKQDELMRIFIETIKENKKMREKVEEKLKIALKNFAISKSLISEATFEEAIAIPKIKYEVDIDTQNVMSVRIPKLHLEQIGDENDIYPYSYAQTSSELDYALEDISSVMMDLLKLSEIEKSTELMADEIEKTRRRVNALEYMTIPQLEETIKFIRMKLDENDRASIIRLMKANIN
- a CDS encoding Fic family protein, whose protein sequence is MYKYDGLYILLKKNNLKKSDLTTLLNISSRTISKISRGEKISNFVIKKICDFFSCDEKDIYIKVSKNPILQRLAEEKENKISGGLYHEIQVRITFNSNHIEGSKLSEEETRMIFDTKTINTKDSLPVDDIIETINHFRAIDYCIEVAEEPLNEEIIKKIHYLLKRNTKAEELSWFNIGDYKSKENIVGGKETTKPENVSNAMKQLIDSYINSEITIKEIIKFHHDFESIHPFQDGNGRVGRLIAFKECLKYNIVPFIIEDSKKYYYYRGLREWENEPGYLIDTCLDGQDTFRKLLQLFNLY